Proteins encoded within one genomic window of Cyprinus carpio isolate SPL01 chromosome A15, ASM1834038v1, whole genome shotgun sequence:
- the LOC109104125 gene encoding mannan-binding lectin serine protease 1-like isoform X1, giving the protein MELTRVIVILAQCVWPLWTQVIHLTDMYGTIKSPNFPESYPKEIELQWNITVPEGYQIRLYFMHFDIEPSYLCEYDYLKVYSDTEELAVFCGKENTDTEQVPANDIIVSPRNVLSVAFRSDFSNEERYSGFEAHFSAVDVDECRDRNDEDLACDHFCHNYISGFYCSCRYGFLLHSDNRTCKVECSESVYTERSGEITSADFPKPYPKSSDCMYRIELEEGFQITLEFDDTFDIEDHPEVTCPYDFIKINAGDKEFGPFCGEQSPGKIQTGSNTVSILFHSDNSGDNLGWKLTYTSTGSECSPLAAPLNGHLEPLQSNYVFKDHIMLTCDPGYSLRQGDKEFEHYQIECQRDGKWSSDVPLCKMVDCGPVDVVLGEVVFESSGNRTVFGSRIQYSCRDSPQVNNTYTCHQSGEWVSEDGTPLPTCLAGDLDRTLSTDPESQLPTPLASTPLACGEQSQLFPAQQKRIVGGRTASPGLFPWQVLLSVEDVSRVPEDRWFGSGALLSSTWVLTAAHVLRSHRRDLSVVPVASEHIRVHLGLTDVRDKHLATNRSVAKIILHPHFDPQNYNNDIALVKLSQEVVLSALIQPICLPRPGVEGHVLMPLPNTLGIVAGWGINTANASASSNGLTSDSSTVSELLQYVKLPVVPQDECEASYASRSVNYNITRNMFCAGFYEGGQDTCLGDSGGAFVTQDTHSGRWVAQGLVSWGGPEECGSQRMYGVYTRVTNYIHWLHRHMDVDRWW; this is encoded by the exons atggAGCTTACAAG AGTCATTGTGATCTTGGCCCAGTGTGTATGGCCCTTGTGGACTCAAGTCATCCACCTCACGGACATGTATGGGACCATCAAGTCTCCAAACTTTCCTGAATCCTATCCGAAAGAGATTGAGCTACAGTGGAATATAACTGTGCCAGAAGGATATCAGATCCGACTCTATTTTATGCATTTCGACATTGAGCCATCATACTTATGTGAATATGACTACTTGAAG GTATACTCAGACACTGAAGAGCTGGCCGTGTTTTGTGGAAAAGAGAATACAGACACAGAACAGGTCCCTGCTAATGATATCATCGTGTCCCCCAGGAATGTGCTCAGTGTGGCCTTCCGTTCAGACTTTTCCAACGAGGAACGCTACTCTGGCTTTGAGGCTCACTTTAGTGCGGTTG ATGTAGATGAATGCAGAGACCGAAATGATGAAGATCTTGCCTGTGATCATTTCTGTCATAACTACATTAGCGGCTTCTACTGTTCTTGTCGTTACGGGTTCCTGCTTCATTCTGACAACAGAACTTGCAAAG TGGAGTGTAGTGAAAGCGTGTACACAGAGCGCTCTGGAGAGATCACCAGTGCTGATTTCCCTAAACCATACCCCAAAAGCTCTGACTGCATGTACCGCATTGAGCTGGAGGAGGGTTTTCAAATCACTCTGGAGTTTGATGACACCTTTGACATTGAAGACCACCCTGAAGTCACCTGCCCCTATGACTTTATCAAA ATTAACGCAGGAGACAAGGAGTTTGGCCCATTTTGTGGTGAGCAGTCACCAGGGAAGATCCAGACAGGAAGTAACACAGTCAGCATCCTGTTTCACAGTGACAACTCTGGAGACAATCTCGGCTGGAAACTCACTTACACCTCCACTG GTTCTGAATGCTCTCCTCTTGCGGCGCCCCTCAATGGACACCTGGAGCCTCTGCAGTCTAATTACGTCTTCAAAGATCACATTATGCTGACCTGTGACCCTGGATACTCACTGAGACAG GGTGATAAAGAATTTGAGCACTATCAGATTGAGTGTCAGAGGGATGGGAAATGGAGCAGTGACGTCCCGCTGTGTAAAA TGGTTGACTGTGGTCCAGTGGATGTAGTTCTGGGTGAGGTGGTTTTTGAGAGCTCTGGAAACAGgactgtgtttggatccagaatcCAGTACAGCTGCAGAGACTCTCCCCAGGTCAACA ACACTTACACCTGTCATCAGAGTGGGGAATGGGTGAGTGAGGACGGGACACCACTGCCCACCTGTCTAGCAG GAGATTTAGATAGAACCTTGAGTACCGATCCCGAATCTCAGCTTCCTACTCCACTAGCAAGCACTCCGCTTG CTTGTGGTGAGCAGTCACAACTCTTCCCAGCCCAGCAGAAGCGAATCGTTGGTGGGAGAACAGCATCTCCAGGTCTGTTCCCCTGGCAGGTCCTGCTCTCAGTAGAGGACGTGTCCCGTGTCCCTGAGGACCGCTGGTTTGGCAGCGGCGCTCTCCTCTCCTCAACCTGGGTTCTCACAGCCGCTCATGTGCTCAGATCTCACCGCCGTGATCTTTCCGTTGTACCTGTTGCTTCTGAACACATCCGTGTGCACTTGGGCCTCACGGATGTACGGGATAAGCACTTGGCCACCAACCGGTCCGTAGCAAAAATCATCCTCCATCCTCATTTTGATCCTCAAAACTACAACAACGACATTGCTCTGGTTAAACTCAGCCAGGAGGTGGTGCTGTCTGCGTTAATACAGCCCATCTGTCTACCAAGGCCTGGTGTAGAAGGTCATGTCCTGATGCCTCTACCCAACACATTGGGTATAGTGGCCGGTTGGGGCATTAACACGGCCAATGCTTCTGCCTCCTCCAATGGTTTGACCTCTGATTCCAGCACCGTTTCCGAGCTGCTCCAGTATGTGAAGCTCCCGGTTGTGCCGCAGGATGAATGTGAAGCCAGTTATGCGTCACGCTCTGTCAACTACAACATCACCAGAAATATGTTTTGCGCTGGCTTCTACGAAGGCGGTCAGGACACCTGTTTGGGGGACAGTGGGGGAGCGTTTGTCACCCAGGACACCCACAGTGGCAGATGGGTGGCACAAGGACTGGTGTCCTGGGGCGGGCCAGAGGAGTGTGGCAGTCAGAGGATGTATGGGGTGTACACTCGGGTGACAAACTACATCCACTGGCTACACAGGCACATGGATGTGGACCGCTGGTGGTGA
- the LOC109104125 gene encoding mannan-binding lectin serine protease 1-like isoform X2, whose protein sequence is MELTRVIVILAQCVWPLWTQVIHLTDMYGTIKSPNFPESYPKEIELQWNITVPEGYQIRLYFMHFDIEPSYLCEYDYLKVYSDTEELAVFCGKENTDTEQVPANDIIVSPRNVLSVAFRSDFSNEERYSGFEAHFSAVDVDECRDRNDEDLACDHFCHNYISGFYCSCRYGFLLHSDNRTCKVECSESVYTERSGEITSADFPKPYPKSSDCMYRIELEEGFQITLEFDDTFDIEDHPEVTCPYDFIKINAGDKEFGPFCGEQSPGKIQTGSNTVSILFHSDNSGDNLGWKLTYTSTGSECSPLAAPLNGHLEPLQSNYVFKDHIMLTCDPGYSLRQGDKEFEHYQIECQRDGKWSSDVPLCKKKESQRRHRSLPSILTNQILS, encoded by the exons atggAGCTTACAAG AGTCATTGTGATCTTGGCCCAGTGTGTATGGCCCTTGTGGACTCAAGTCATCCACCTCACGGACATGTATGGGACCATCAAGTCTCCAAACTTTCCTGAATCCTATCCGAAAGAGATTGAGCTACAGTGGAATATAACTGTGCCAGAAGGATATCAGATCCGACTCTATTTTATGCATTTCGACATTGAGCCATCATACTTATGTGAATATGACTACTTGAAG GTATACTCAGACACTGAAGAGCTGGCCGTGTTTTGTGGAAAAGAGAATACAGACACAGAACAGGTCCCTGCTAATGATATCATCGTGTCCCCCAGGAATGTGCTCAGTGTGGCCTTCCGTTCAGACTTTTCCAACGAGGAACGCTACTCTGGCTTTGAGGCTCACTTTAGTGCGGTTG ATGTAGATGAATGCAGAGACCGAAATGATGAAGATCTTGCCTGTGATCATTTCTGTCATAACTACATTAGCGGCTTCTACTGTTCTTGTCGTTACGGGTTCCTGCTTCATTCTGACAACAGAACTTGCAAAG TGGAGTGTAGTGAAAGCGTGTACACAGAGCGCTCTGGAGAGATCACCAGTGCTGATTTCCCTAAACCATACCCCAAAAGCTCTGACTGCATGTACCGCATTGAGCTGGAGGAGGGTTTTCAAATCACTCTGGAGTTTGATGACACCTTTGACATTGAAGACCACCCTGAAGTCACCTGCCCCTATGACTTTATCAAA ATTAACGCAGGAGACAAGGAGTTTGGCCCATTTTGTGGTGAGCAGTCACCAGGGAAGATCCAGACAGGAAGTAACACAGTCAGCATCCTGTTTCACAGTGACAACTCTGGAGACAATCTCGGCTGGAAACTCACTTACACCTCCACTG GTTCTGAATGCTCTCCTCTTGCGGCGCCCCTCAATGGACACCTGGAGCCTCTGCAGTCTAATTACGTCTTCAAAGATCACATTATGCTGACCTGTGACCCTGGATACTCACTGAGACAG GGTGATAAAGAATTTGAGCACTATCAGATTGAGTGTCAGAGGGATGGGAAATGGAGCAGTGACGTCCCGCTGTGTAAAA AGAAGGAATCTCAAAGGAGGCATCGTTCCCTACCAAGCATTTTAACCAATCAGATACTGAGTTAA
- the LOC109104424 gene encoding osteocrin-like, with protein sequence MMGCGCVLLSGLLTLTLFHCSAESLHVPQERSEYVEPSVVEGSSVQPGQTEQKTSGAVNAKLLLHNQLVRLENDVIETKRKRSFPGSNTPLDRLSISTMDPKSNKQKKTVELPRRRVSVPIDRIGVGRLPSSRG encoded by the exons aTGATGGGCTGTGGATGTGTGCTGCTCTCCGGTCTGCTGACACTGACCTTGTTCCACTGCAGTGCAGAAAGCCTTCACGTACCCCAAGAAAGATCAGAG TATGTGGAACCATCTGTTGTGGAGGGCAGCAGTGTCCAGCCAGGCCAAACCGAGCAGAAGACCTCAGGAGCCGTGAACGCTAAACTCCTCCTGCACAACCAGCTGGTCCGACTGGAGAACGATGTCATTGAGACCAAGAGGAAACGGAGCTTCCCCGGATCCAACACGCCTCTTGATCGCCTGTCAATCAGCACCATGGATCCCAAAAGCAACAAGCAGAA GAAGACCGTTGAGTTGCCAAGGCGACGAGTCAGTGTTCCGATTGACCGGATTGGCGTAGGCCGCCTTCCCAGCAGCCGAGGATAG